A genome region from Manihot esculenta cultivar AM560-2 chromosome 5, M.esculenta_v8, whole genome shotgun sequence includes the following:
- the LOC110615577 gene encoding uncharacterized protein LOC110615577 isoform X2, which translates to MADSSVKPDKKKKKKRKLTNLEEKPRTPKKHRTDVPEKEKEVDVGGSSKQKEFYNRIEAEHPWSNLQLILSLQSKGIDLQKKVELAFSYVNSRGKGAIEAEEDYETVKVSRLVVFLSDWVQSLLISMDKKIQVESGDVEACLDYRCWLIFKFCLEESLRLQVSLSLSRNLLRAFCCISRNVFLILNEMSLHSKDLVAIDKEFELYKVVLDCVSLVFLSHGGLSNENLDLWISAVSAVLELLHKIYDENLDGGSAGVFALRFSCLMLEPFAKFLRVHPTRKIGFREFVDELLGPLLHSLDVLHLHFDGSNTGLTKNLLTTVEEVLSQGLFHSVHIDGFLSLSSAEKYSASIDGKMKDSKTVIKSYHRHLFDKLERIMASKKDSELSALGELFHLLVCQVKNQKAASTLSEDKMAEKIEGFRHLSGPSSTILHQSSSATPENSNGSCNLTAEKGKMLFDFFVQIMEPLFLEINGYLQTDLEVGPLLLNVHCILKSINHLLATLFHEQIYTKTEDISDGACLNFLKKAYNTIFSFSTKLLCLPICDMDSQMQERLTLLAKQLFVAVQYFLDIEYEVIENDLTSLWFMVLSYLALVCSCKNVPYQWPLTSQIIGFGNQLVKLYGDLRQVEGAIFALCKAMRLIIEQENNSGGEQKFGCLGSFPTFLPYEAYAKSVGMLLGAKEFKVGIQNGIKSIPEGQASECIRQLSIDLSESMKWMERCSLVTDKKKLQHSNTGSRMLLFDLQVELYGRGLSEVYAIVLDSLNVTVGNSNLVGRSIRDLITAIRPCMSILVGLEPNSIHEFLSYITGKTFHKIPDENKHTVLNFGVSTYLVFVFFLRLYISCQSLYRQTVTLMPPDESRKMSAVVWDSLTVYSGRDLMERTDWPNEGYFSWIVRPSASLLVIIHSVSDLCLRSSNSECCPLIYVFHAMALQRLVDLNRQIKSLQYILQRTDGIIQVKLLDDASLSLHRKRSRKWGSVLSALKEEAEGLTEYITSYLPVLDNVRISVCANDNAACLATHVQGLDENDKWDLGVCSVNKESLPAAIWWILCQNFDVWSIHASSRKLKAFLSNVIRTCLPSITRSFTDGENSRADEAGYLTVHQISSELLTSSILYEHKIVCKHLASTLCRLLKKSVLSLFRDFSIRDVDLNTSPNWPEILNTVGSLQMDVPGSKPVAHDKNSDGKPSSHLSLKVPADIYTDLQGMNFTTCQRLLRLLCWMPKGCMQSKSFSLYVTYLLNLEWHIIRSLLECQALALRTQHELLRLLVSSRRALKYIFMAIYEEKAITIQSSVISALEGSFSVSWFFKSVFLVVGLQETLSKDQADEIRHAIFSLMDHTSNVFLTLSKCHSICAIDSTIAKKPQVEKFSFNISEEHIALSESDPCLDSSGNSKAWKSILLVAESLKEQTQGLLISLKDGRINEKAGNNVNLNKLSSIVSCVSGFLRGLSSVFNHTSATTIDKVKFLGWNSEDLSKFDLCVNVFADFFSFILHILFVEDDHQSRCSSDDKNVGKPSDRSCLSGSEEFSDKASLKAKTLGGECEQYGELIAAENCSASLSTDNKFWKASMHRSDLQLEEATSTVASILSKLDTYEVILHDKCLLKSLIKDDHPEAANLLRQLLIGASALLRLNLPTNYASLLSSLVPCCFGISKVLLLTLAEVSKVPKPFSFAWLDGVLSYLQELGSYFPKWDLAIHAKLVELHLNALGKCITLQGKEATLASHETVSSSKIIQINKGSSETSISRMSLFLNEFKAKLKMSFKELISKSSGLHVLSAIQAIERALVGVHEDCKIIYNINLGSADDGKISTTVAAGIDCLDLVLEYVSGKKCFSIVKRHMKSLVAALFNIVLHLQSPSVFYGTPAGGNVHKGPDPGAVILMCVQLLIRVSGKKNWFQMDSWHVAQSLHIPAALFQDFGQLKLSKVPLLSDVCSFVDNTDSVSIADTHSFAVDQLFSIELFAACCRLLYTTLKNHTSKSEQCIALLQQSSCVLLHCLETVGNDLTVRKGHFSWGVEEGVKCACSFRRIYEEIRQKKDVLGQHCFKFLSNYIWVYSGYGPLKTGIRREIDEALRPGVYALIDACSADDLQYLHSVFGEGPCRNTLAVLQHDYKLNFQYEGKV; encoded by the exons ATGGCTGATTCGTCTGTTAAGCctgacaagaagaagaagaagaagaggaagctaACCAACCTCGAGGAGAAACCAAGAACTCCGAAGAAGCACAGGACTGACGTACCAGAGAAAGAGAAGGAAGTCGATGTAGGTGGAAGCTCAAAACAGAAAGAATTTTATAATAGGATTGAAGCAGAGCATCCATGGAGTAATCTGCAACTGATCCTATCGCTTCAGAGTAAAGGAATAGATCTTCAAAA GAAGGTGGAACTAGCTTTCAGTTATGTGAATTCGAGGGGAAAAGGAGCCATTGAAGCTGAAGAAGATTATGAAACAGTAAAAGTATCCCGCCTTGTAGTTTTTCTTAGCGATTGGGTGCAGTCATTGTTGATTTCTATGGATAAGAAAATCCAAGTTGAGTCTGGAGATGTTGAGGCATGTTTAGATTATAGATGCTGGCTTATTTTCAAGTTTTGCTTGGAAGAATCTTTGAGGTTACAAGTTTCATTGAGTCTCTCACGGAATCTCTTGCGAGCTTTCTGTTGTATTTCGAGAAATGTTTTTTTGATACTCAATGAGATGTCTTTGCATTCCAAAGATTTGGTTGCTATTGATAAAGAGTTTGAATTGTATAAGGTTGTCCTGGATTGTGTTTCTCTGGTATTCTTATCTCATGGTGGCTTGTCTAATGAAAATTTGGACTTATGGATTTCTGCTGTCTCTGCTGTTCTTGAGCTTTTGCACAAAATTTATGATGAGAATCTTGATGGTGGAAGTGCAGGCGTTTTTGCCCTTAGGTTCTCCTGCTTGATGCTTGAGCCATTTGCCAAATTTCTAAGAGTCCACCCAACTCGGAAAATTGGATTTCGTGAATTTGTAGATGAACTTCTTGGGCCTCTATTGCATTCCTTGGATGTCCTGCATCTCCATTTTGATGGAAGCAATACTGGCTTGACAAAAAACTTGTTGACTACAGTTGAAGAGGTTTTATCTCAGGGACTGTTTCATTCAGTTCACATTGATGGATTTCTTAGCTTAAGCAGTGCAGAAAAATATTCTGCATCTATTGATGGGAAAATGAAAGACTCAAAAACAGTCATTAAAAGTTATCATAGACATTTGTTTGATAAGCTGGAAAGGATTATGGCTTCAAAGAAGGATTCTGAATTAAGTGCCTTAGGAGAACTATTTCACTTGCTTGTTTGTCAGGTAAAAAATCAAAAAGCAGCTTCAACTTTGTCTGAAGATAAGATGGCTGAGAAAATTGAAGGGTTCAGGCATTTATCTGGTCCCAGTTCTACAATTTTACACCAAAGTAGCAGTGCTACTCCAGAAAATAGTAATGGCTCTTGTAATTTGACGgcagaaaaaggaaaaatgctTTTTGACTTTTTTGTACAGATTATGGAGCCTCTTTTTCTTGAGATCAATGGCTATCTTCAAACTGATTTGGAAGTTGGCCCTCTATTGTTGAATGTTCACTGTATACTCAAATCAATAAATCATTTGCTAGCGACCCTTTTTCATGAACAAATATACACAAAAACAGAGGATATCTCTGATGGAGCTTGCCTTAATTTCTTGAAGAAGGCTTATAATACTATTTTCTCATTTTCCACCAAATTACTTTGTTTGCCAATATGTGATATGGACAGCCAGATGCAAGAGAGATTAACATTATTAGCAAAACAGCTATTTGTTGCTGTACAGTACTTTTTGGATATTGAATATGAAGTTATTGAGAATGATTTAACTAGCTTATGGTTTATGGTGCTTTCATACTTGGCTCTTGTTTGTTCCTGCAAGAATGTGCCATATCAATGGCCATTGACTTCTCAGATTATAGGGTTTGGAAACCAGCTGGTTAAGCTTTATGGTGACCTTCGACAG GTGGAGGGTGCCATATTTGCACTCTGTAAAGCAATGAGGCTTATAATAGAACAAGAGAATAATAGTGGTGGTGAACAGAAATTTGGTTGTCTTGGGTCCTTTCCAACCTTTTTACCTTATGAAGCATATGCAAAATCAGTGGGAATGCTGCTAGGGGCAAAAGAATTTAAAGTAGGCATTCAAAACGGTATCAAGTCCATACCAGAGGGGCAGGCAAGTGAATGTATTCGGCAATTAAGCATAGACTTATCGGAGTCCATGAAATGGATGGAAAGATGTTCTCTAGTGACTGACAAAAAGAAACTTCAGCATTCAAATACAGGAAGTAGGATGCTACTTTTTGATCTGCAAGTTGAACTTTATGGAAGAGGACTGTCTGAAGTGTATGCGATAGTGTTAGATTCATTGAATGTTACAGTTGGGAACAGTAACCTTGTCGGACGATCTATAAGAGACTTGATTACTGCAATTCGTCCCTGCATGAGTATTCTGGTTGGATTGGAGCCAAATAGTATCCATGAGTTCCTTTCTTATATCACAGGAAAAACCTTTCATAAGATACCTGACGAAAACAAACATACTGTGTTGAATTTTGGAGTATCCACCTACTTGGTCTTTGTATTCTTTCTTCGCTTATACATATCCTGCCAAAGCTTATATAGGCAAACAGTCACTCTCATGCCTCCAGATGAATCAAGAAAAATGTCAGCAGTAGTGTGGGATTCACTTACAGTATACTCTGGCAGAGATTTGATGGAGAGAACTGATTGGCCAAATGAAGGTTATTTTTCTTGGATTGTCCGACCTTCAGCTTCTCTTCTTGTCATTATACATTCTGTCTCTGACCTTTGTCTTAGGAGCAGCAATTCAGAATGTTGTCCTTTGATATATGTTTTCCATGCTATGGCTCTTCAGAGGCTTGTGGATTTGAACAGGCAGATAAAGTCATTGCAGTATATACTGCAAAGAACTGATGGTATCATCCAGGTCAAATTGCTTGATGATGCTAGCTTGTCACTGCATCGTAAAAGAAGCAGAAAGTGGGGAAGTGTCCTTTCTGCTTTGAAGGAGGAGGCAGAGGGTCTTACTGAGTACATTACAAGTTACCTCCCAGTATTAGATAATGTTCGGATTTCAGTTTGCGCTAATGATAATGCAGCTTGTCTGGCTACCCATGTCCAAGGTTTGGATGAAAATGATAAATGGGATTTGGGTGTTTGTTCTGTGAATAAGGAGTCATTGCCTGCTGCAATATGGTGGATTCTTTGTCAAAATTTTGATGTTTGGTCTATTCATGCTAGTTCAAGGAAGTTAAAGGCTTTCCTCTCCAATGTGATACGCACTTGCTTACCCTCTATAACAAGGAGTTTCACTGATGGGGAAAACAGCAGAGCTGATGAAGCTGGTTATCTGACAGTGCATCAAATCTCATCAGAACTTCTGACTAGTTCCATTCTATATGAACATAAA ATTGTCTGCAAGCATTTGGCATCAACATTGTGCCGTCTGTTGAAGAAATCAGTGCTGTCATTATTTAGGGATTTTTCAATTAGGGATGTTGATTTAAATACGTCTCCTAATTGGCCAGAGATTTTAAATACAGTTGGAAGCTTACAAATGGATGTTCCAGGGAGCAAACCTGTCGCTCATGACAAGAATTCAGATGGAAAACCAAGTTCTCATTTATCGCTTAAGGTGCCTGCAGATATTTACACAGATTTGCAAGGCATGAATTTTACAACATGTCAGAGattgcttaggcttttatgctGGATGCCAAAAGGATGTATGCAGTCCAAATCATTCTCACTTTATGTCACTTACCTACTAAACCTAGAATG GCATATAATTAGGAGCTTATTAGAATGTCAAGCATTGGCCTTACGTACGCAACATGAGCTCTTAAGATTGCTTGTATCCAGCCGGAGGGCcttgaaatatatatttatggCAATTTATGAGGAGAAGGCAATAACTATCCAATCCTCAGTGATTTCAGCTCTTGAGGGTTCATTTTCTGTTTCATGGTTTTTCAAGTCGGTGTTCTTGGTGGTTGGGCTTCAAGAGACTCTGTCAAAAGATCAGGCTGATGAAATTAGACACGCAATATTTTCTTTGATGGATCACACATCCAATGTGTTCCTAACATTGAGCAAGTGTCACTCTATTTGTGCAATTGACTCAACAATTGCTAAAAAACCTCAAGTAGAGAAATTCAGCTTTAATATTTCTGAGGAACACATTGCTTTAAGTGAATCTGACCCATGTTTGGATTCCTCAGGAAATAGTAAAGCCTGGAAAAGTATTCTCCTTGTGGCTGAGAGTTTGAAGGAACAGACACAGGGATTACTTATTTCTTTGAAGGATGGCCGTATCAATGAGAAAGCAGGAAATAATGTCAATTTGAACAAACTATCTTCTATAGTTTCTTGTGTTAGTGGGTTCTTGCGGGGCCTATCATCTGTCTTCAACCACACAAGTGCAACAACAATTGATAAGGTGAAATTCCTGggttggaattctgaagatTTGTCCAAATTTGATCTATGTGTCAATGTGTTTGCAGATTTTTTTAGTTTCATCTTGCACATATTGTTTGTTGAGGATGATCATCAATCCAGATGTTCGTCTGATGATAAAAATGTTGGAAAGCCTTCTGATAGAAGTTGTTTGTCAGGTTCTGAGGAGTTTTCTGATAAAGCGTCTCTTAAGGCTAAAACTTTAGGTGGTGAATGTGAACAGTATGGGGAATTAATTGCTGCCGAAAACTGCTCAGCTTCATTGAGTACCGATAATAAATTTTGGAAGGCTAGCATGCACAGGAGTGATTTGCAGTTGGAAGAAGCAACAAGCACTGTTGCCAGCATTCTTAGTAAACTAGATACCTATGAGGTTATATTGCATGATAAATGTTTGTTAAAAAGCTTGATTAAAGATGATCATCCTGAAGCTGCAAATTTGCTTAGGCAATTATTGATTGGTGCTTCAGCTCTTCTGAGACTGAATTTGCCAACCAATTATGCTTCCTTGTTGTCCAGCTTGGTACCATGTTGTTTTGGCATATCTAAAGTCTTGCTGTTGACGTTAGCAGAAGTGTCAAAGGTGCCAAAACCATTCTCCTTTGCTTGGTTAGATGGTGTTCTCAGCTATCTGCAAGAATTAGGGAGCTATTTTCCCAAATGGGACTTGGCTATTCACGCCAAGCTGGTAGAGTTGCACTTAAATGCTTTAGGAAAATGCATTACTTTGCAGGGAAAAGAAGCTACTCTGGCTTCTCATGAAACAGTGTCAAGTAGTAAGATAATCCAGATTAATAAAGGATCATCTGAAACATCTATTTCTCGAATGTCACTATTCTTGAATGAATTTAAGGCTAAATTAAAGATGTCATTCAAAGAGTTAATAAGCAAGTCGTCAGGGTTGCATGTTTTGTCTGCAATACAAGCTATTGAGAGAGCATTGGTGGGAGTGCATGAAGACTGTAAAATAATCTACAATATAAATCTTGGAAGTGCAGATGATGGAAAGATTTCTACAACTGTTGCAGCTGGTATTGACTGCTTGGATCTAGTTCTGGAATATGTTTCAG GTAAAAAATGTTTCAGTATTGTTAAAAGGCACATGAAGAGTTTGGTTGCTGCTTTGTTCAACATAGTTCTACACTTGCAAAGTCCATCAGTTTTCTATGGTACTCCAGCTGGTGGTAATGTTCATAAGGGTCCAGATCCAGGAGCAGTCATACTTATGTGTGTTCAGCTGCTAATAAGAGTTTCTGGGAAAAAAAATTGGTTTCAAATGGATTCCTGGCATGTGGCACAGTCTTTACACATACCTGCGGCACTTTTTCAAGATTTTGGTCAACTCAAACTTTCTAAAGTTCCACTTTTATCTGATGTATGCTCCTTTGTGGATAACACAGACTCTGTTTCTATAGCAGACACACATTCTTTTGCTGTAGATCAACTATTCTCGATAGAATTATTTGCTGCATGCTGCCGATTATTGTATACCACTTTGAAGAATCACACAAG CAAGTCAGAACAGTGCATCGCTCTGCTTCAACAATCTTCCTGTGTTCTTCTTCATTGTCTGGAGACGGTGGGTAATGACCTGACAGTCAGAAAAGGTCATTTTTCATGGGGAGTTGAAGAGGGAGTAAAGTGTGCTTGCTCTTTTCGGAGGATTTATGAAGAG ATAAGGCAGAAAAAAGATGTCCTTGGCCAGCACTGTTTCAAGTTTTTATCAAACTACATATGGGTTTATTCAGGATATGGTCCACTTAAAACTGGCATCAGAAG AGAGA